Genomic DNA from Vicia villosa cultivar HV-30 ecotype Madison, WI unplaced genomic scaffold, Vvil1.0 ctg.000541F_1_1_2_unsc, whole genome shotgun sequence:
GATTTTTATTGCATCATAAAATATGTTCATTGTCAAATACAAAAACGAGTAACTATAGTCATCGGGTCAGTTTATCGATTTAGCagttttacaaaataaaattgagaatcaAATCAAACCACCTTGATTTTcatcagtttggtttggttttggatcgaataaaaaattgattttttacatatttttttctgattcgCTACACCCTAATTGAGAGTTAGATCATTAGAAAAAGATTATCTCATGGGAAAAATTTTATGGTGAGAAAATAATGTTATATTCAACCTTAAAAAATTTACCCTCAAAGTTCCGTTAAGCCAACTTAGTAGTTGTGCAGGGACATCAAATGGAGGAACCAATATTCTATACGAGAACACTTTTACTGAAAGTAGAAGACAACAAAGTAGGAAAAGTGTAACCGCTTAAAGTATTTATACTCACATGAGAAGGAAAACATAAAGATAAAATCCCACAAGATAGAAACTAAGTAAGTAAAGGGCCGAACACcaagaaataaacaaataatacatCATCATAGGTGTCATCAGAATGATAATAACGACGGCGTTCATAAAAAACTCACCATAAGAATCCTAACAATAGACCATCACACTACTAGCTATATAATGACACATGGAAAATAAATTAGAAGACATACATCGAGGAGTCACATCATTTCTTATCAGAAAGACATTAGAGTACCAAAAGACTAAAGCCAAAATATAAGTTGAAGATGAATGATTTTTCGTCAAAGTCGTCACCCGTTTGGTAAACCCTATCTACAAGAGCATCATAGGCCAAACACTCGATTCTTTTTATTCAGACTTAAGGGGTAACTATCCCTACACAAGAATAGGTAAAAAGAATCTCTAAACATTAGCATATTAGGTTAGGGTATGAATGACCCAATAACAACAAACATCATCTTTTCCCGCCCTAGCTTTAAAGTTCAACCTAAAGCATAAAGTCTAGTAAAACAAAGATATCTATGATGACCTGATGTTAGGGTAGTGATCTTAGAAGATAAATATCAACCCTATGTCTATCATCCAAAATAAGGTTTTAGGTGTTGGAGAGCAAACATGAATTTGACTTAGAAAACTTCCTGATCCAAGCAGATGATTGCTAGAGGGTTGTCAAATgacataataaattatatttcaaTATGTCCACTTAAGAGGGTAAAAAAGTTATTTGTCTCCATAAATCCTAGAGGATACTCAATATAACGGGCGATAGAGACCAAATCAAAGTACACACTctcgaaaaattaaaaatattattcattgTCTCATTCAATTACTAACTTGGGCATCTGAATGTTTGCATGTACCATCCCTTCCATTTCTTCAAACCTATAATAattctttgaagataaaaacatcataaaacattgTCATCTTATCAGTCTCCAACttacaattaaaatattttggccAGGGATACAATCAAGTATCAAGAAAAATAATTACTTTAAAAATTCcctatttttcaattaattttaccTATTTTTTAAACATTTAGTTATATTATAAAAGAGAAAACTAATTTATAGTTTTTAAAGatactttaaataaataaatttttgtaaaaaaactaTTAATAGATGTACTTTTCTTTCATTCATCATATTCATACGGGTAGCCGCAACAAAGAACTAGAGAAAGAAATGAAGAATAGTGACTTTACTGCAAAATAAGAGTTACACGTGCCCTCATCAAGAATAGCTTATAGGGGGTGTTTGATGACCAAAGCCATTGTACCTAGACACACAGAAAAGAACTTAAGTTATGAAGGAAGCAATTCTATACACTCACGATTTTTCCAAATGCTAGACAATAATTGAGCTAAAACTAGCTTCACACGACCATTAATAAACCTAGTAAATATGAAGAACTAAGAAGGAAGAAAGACGTATAGGCAAAAAGTTATAAAGTAGTTGTAGAATATAAGATATGACTACAAGAGAAAACGTGATCATTTCTAGCAAAAGTAGAAATTAACAAAGGAAGAAAAGTAGAAAGCGTAACCGCTAAAAATATTTATACTCACATAAGAAGGAAAACAGAAAGACAAAACCCTAAAAACTAGAAACTAATAAGTAAAAGGTCAAATGTCAAGCAATAAACAAATAATACTTCATCAAAGGTGTCATCATAATGATAATAACGATGACGTTCACAAAAAAATGATCATAAGAGGCCTAGCAATAGGCTATCACGCTACTAGCTATATACTAACACGTGGCAAACAGCTGAGAAGACATACATCGAGGATTCACATGATTTCTTGCAAAAAGACATTAGAATACCAAAAAAGGGAAAATATAGGTTAAAGGTGAATCAATTTTCACCCAAGTCGTCACTCGTTTGGTAAACCCTATCTACAAGTGCATTACAAGCCAAAACCCCATTATTGTAAGTTAGACTTATGGGACAATTATTCCTACCCTGGTCGAGGTAAAAAAAGAATATCACCACATTAGGATATTGGATAATGGTATGAATGACCTACTAACAACAAAGGCCGTGTTCGATCTTCCCTAGCTTTAGATTCAAAGTTAGACCCAAAGAATAAAGTTTAGTAAAGCAAATATATTTATGACGACATGACATTAGGGCAGTGATGATATAAGAGAAAATATCAACCTTATACCTATCATCCAAATGAATATTCTAGGTCCTAGAGATCAAGAATgtattttccttaaaaaaaaacCTTATCCAAGCATATGATTGAATGAGGTTCGTTAGATGACATAACAAATTATATTTCGACATCTGTCCATTTAAGAGGGAAAAAGTCATTTCACTCCAAAAACCCTAGAGGAACCTCGATATAAGGAGTGATAGTGACCAAATCAAGGTACACACTCtcaaaaatctaaaaacattATCCCTTGCCTTATTCATTCACTAATTTAGACGCCAAAGTATTTGCATGTACTACACCctcctttttgtttttttaaacataGAAGAAATCTTCGAAGAAGAAACACTATTGATTCATTTATTGATCTCCAACTTACCATTAAAATATTTTGGCCAAGATATGATCaagtattaagaaaaataaatacttGAAAAATCTGTCtattttttaattacttttaCATAATTTTTCAACATTTAGTTATTCcttctgtcccaaattataagtcactttgtaaaaatattttgttcaaaattATAAATTACTTTACTATTCCAATACAACATTAATGATGATTTTTCTAATATACCCTTTACTAtttatttctctttcttttttccacttttaatttctctttttatcTATAATTAATGAAGGACAATATTGTAAAGtcaaaaataatttatctttccCATACAACATTAactatttatgttttttaattcgTTTGAAATGCTCAAAACAAGGGAGTATTTAGTTATATCataagagagaaaaataatatttttctattttaatagtTTAATGATAATACActgtaaatataaaaaaaatattacacattcattcaattataatattttaaaatattaaatcatacaaataatttaaaatttatagtttGATTTACATTATTGTCATTAGTTATAAGGTTGACATTTAGAGTGGACAATCTATTTTCTCATACTTTAAACAAAGAAattattgtaattttttactatcaaATGGAGAGTAGTGACTCTACCAAGAAACAAGTACTTTCTTATTCTCATTTCAACAACCTTCCTAATAATTTTCTTCTATCAAATGCTTATGAACTTATTACTTTCATGATTTTTTCAACAGGACACGATGCTACATACAGCCACTGAATAACTAAGATGAATACCTTATGGAAAGGTGGAATTTTTTAGTCAAGTTATTGGAAACTTGTTGCAGTAATTTATCAATTTCACAGTTGCATTCACAATATTTCAAAGTGGGTCTTGTTCATGATAGTTTCATTGTTACCAAGCTCAATGTTCTGTATGCTAGATATGCTTCAATTCACCATGCACATAAGCTGTTTGAAGAAACGCCTCACAAAACTGTTTATCTATGGAATGCGTTGCTTAGAAGCTATTGTTATGAGGGAGAATGGGTAGAGACGTTGGCTTTATTCCGTCGAATGAATAATGTTAGTTCTATGTTAATTGAGGGTAGTCAAACTCAAAGACCTGATAATTACTCGGTATCTATTGCATTGAAATCGTGTGCAGGTTTGCGGAATGTTTTATTGGGTGAGATGATTCATGGGTTTCTTAAGAAGGTGAGGATAGAGAGGGATATGTTTGTTGGGTCGGCGTTGATTGATTTGTATTGTAAATGTGGTCAAATGAATGATGCTGTGAAGGTTTTTAAGGAGTATCCGAAACCGGATGTTGTTTTATGGACGTCGATTGTTAGTGGTTATGAGCAGAGTGGTAGTCCGGAGCTTGCGGTTGATTTTTTCTCCCGAATGgttgttttggagaaagtgagtCCTGATCCGGTGACACTTGTTAGTGTTGCTTCTGCTTGTGCTCGTTTATCTGATTTTAAGCGTGGAAGAAGTGTTCATGGCTTTGTGAAAAGAAAGGGTTTAGACACTAAGCTGTGTTTGGCTAATTCGCTGCTTAATTTATATGGAAAAACTGGTTCTGTCAAGAGTGCAGCGAATTTGTTTAAGGAAATGCCTGATAAGGATGTTATATCTTGGAGCTCAATGGTTGCGTGTTATGCTGATAATGGAGAAGAAACGAATGCATTAGATCTTTTTAATGAAATGTTAGATAAGAGAATTAAACCGAATTGGGTTACTGTGGTTAGTGCATTGCGAGCTTGTGCTTACACTTTGAATTTGGAAGAAGGTATGAAGATTCATGAATTGGCAGTGAACTATGGTTTTGAAATGGAAATGACTGTCTCTACAACTTTGATCGACATGTACATGAAGTGCTTTTCACCTGAAAAAGCCGTTGATCTTTTCAATAGAATGCCCAAGAAGGATGTAATTGCTTGGGCTGTTTTATTTAGTGGCTATGCTGACATCGGAATGGTGCACGAGTCAATGGGGGTTTTCCGTGACATGTTATCTAGCGGAACTCGACCTGATGCTATTGCTCTAGTTAAGATTCTTACCGCTGTTTCAGAACTGGGGATTCTTCAACAAGCTGTATGTCTTCATGCTTTCACAATTAAAAACGGGTTTCAAAATAATCAGTTTATTGGAGCATCACTTATAGAACTGTATGCAAAATGTAGTAGCATAGAAGATGCTAACAAGGTTTTCAAAGGAATGGCATATAAAGATGTTGTAACTTGGAGCTCAATAATCGCAGCTTATGGATTTCATGGTCAAGGAGAAGAagctttaaaattattttctcaaatggCTAAATGTTCGGATACTAAGCCGAATAATGTAACTTTCATTTCAATTCTATCTGCTTGCAGTCATTCAGGTTTGATTATAGAAGGGCTTAAGATGTTTGATATCATGGTCAACAAGTATAGACTGATTCCAAACTCAGAGCATTACGCGATAATGGTTGATCTTCTTGGTCGAACGGGAGAGTTGGATACGGCTTTGGACGTAATTAACAACATGCCAATGCAGGCTGGGCCTGATATATGGGGAGCCTTACTCGGCGCATGTCGCATTCATCAGAATATAAAGATGGGGGAAGTTGCAGCTAAGAATCTTTTCGCCTTAGACCCTAATCATGCAGGGTATTATATTCTCCTGTCAAATATTTATTGTGTCGGCGAAAATTGGCATAATGCTACGAAACTTAGGAGTCTGGTAAAAGAGAATAGTTTGAAGAAGATTATCGGTCGAAGCATGGTGGAGTTAAAGAACGAGGTTCGAAGTTTCGTAGCAAGTGATAGATTTCATGATGAATATGACCAGATTTATGAAATTCTGAGAAAATTACATGCTAAAATGAGAGAAGAGTGTTATGATCCTCAATTACATATAGAGGAAATGCTATGAGTTCTCAGATTGAGTAGAAAAGATTTTGGAATATGCCATTTTCTGATACTTTTTGTTTAGGttctcaaaatcataatttttgtaGTTTAGTTGTAAATAAATTAAGAGGTTTTGATTAATACACATCATTGTATTGTAAGGTTCCAAAATTATTAATGATGAATGACTTGTATTGTCTCAGTAATTGATTTCATAGACTTATTTCACAGAATAATACTCTACCGAAATACTTTTATAAAATACCTCCTCCAAATATAAACTGAATTAtgcttattaaaataaaaagtaatgattatatttaacataataaaattcAACTAAAACAACTAGTCGATTGTCTATGTTGCCCtagtaaaataataaattagataATTGGAAATATTTAGTAAGTCTTTtggaaatataaaaaatttagattaaatagtaagtcttttttttttttttttacaagaaatAGTAAGTCTTTTAAAGATATACTAAAAGTACTTTGATGAGAGTTGTTGGATTCGAATCCAATCTTTAATATATAAAGTGTTAAATCTCTTTAAAAAAGTTTTGGAAGCAGATTATACTAAAAAAATCAATAGATTTAATTTAGAGTACAATAATAATCATAGAAAATCAAATTATTCAAACAAAAATTAAGGGTTGAAtatgttaattttaaattttaatctctcTAAAATTTTTAATTCACACTTTTGATCTCTTCTGCTAACGCCCATTAATAGAGTTAATGAGGCACTGATACGTGGCAATGTCGGCGTGATTAGTCATGGCAATAAAAGCCATACCTGCGGTTATCCACCCGAACTGTCCTGAAGTTGACGGGTAAAATACGTTTTGATTGAGTTCGAGTTTTTACTGGATTATACAATATGGAGACGGGTCGGGTAATGAGGATACTAGTACCCACCCCATTTATTTCATTATGtacattaatatttatatttcctaatttatattattaaatatgtggctgATGTTTCGATAacttgatttgtatttattatttaaaatatttgtatgaaattttttgagattgttttattttattatctataatgtaatttgatttttgaaaaataaatatttttattaaaaaaaattgactttactaaatggatggtggcggggcggggatacccgaacccgtttgggacaggtttgaattttaattctccatccccgTGGGTTTCGGACGGGGAACGAAGATTGATTGGAGATTTGGGTTTGAATTTGGGGGAGGTAAAAAGCatccccgacccgccccgttgccatgcctaggCGTGACAAAGATGTTGACATGGATTCCACGTGGCATTTTGTCcccattttatattatttatattaatttgatttataGCGACGGGTATTCCGTCGCTAAATCCTTCGCTAATATGAACATCACATAGAAACCCAGAAACCACAGCTAATCTGCCGCTAATTCATAGCTAATTCAAACACATCATTCTTATGACCTAGACTtcattttttttcatgattttttacaAGAAAGTTTATCACATTATAAGGATCTCtctcataataattaaaatttctttacttgagaagaattaaatatgaattttgtaCAAGCAAATTTTCTATGAAACAAAAAACAAGCAAAACATTGGTATACACTTGAGTTTTAAGCTATTATTTTGCAGGGACTTAATATCATAACACATAAAAAGGATCTACAAATTTTCATGACATTTCAAATAAGTCTCaacttattttgattttttgatcgAAACACATACAAATGTGTTTAGAAAATTACCTAACGGTTACTTCATTATCCTGttgttatatgttgatgatatactTATTATAGGTAAATATATTTCTAGGTTAAAGAAGGAGTTAGGAGAGTCATTTGCCATGAAAGACATGGGAGCAACTAAATAGATTCTATGCATTAGAGTCACGAGTGACAAAAGGTTAAGAAACTTCAGATGTTACAAGAACATTATATCGAAAGAGTATTGCAAGGATTCAAAATCAAAGTTCTAAGGCGGTAAGCACACCTCTTACTACTCATTTGAAATTGAGTTCTAATCAAAGTCTTTCAAGTGAAGATGAAACGTTTGATATGAAATGTGTTCCTTACACGTTTGCTGTAGGTAGTTTGATGTATGCAATAGTGTGTACAAGACCAAATATAGaacatgttgttggtacaattaGTAGATTTTTGTCAAATCTAGGTAGAGAGTATTGAAATgttgtaaaataaattttaaggtATCTTCGTGGTACTACATGTACTCGACTTTACTTTGGAGAAGATAAGCCTATTCTAGTGGGGAACTCTGACTCTGATATGGCTATAGAAATTGATTCTAGAAATTTTACTTTAGGATACATGATTAAATTTGCAGGAGGGAGTTGTAACTTGACATTCTAGATTGCAAAAGTGTTTAGCATTGTCTACTACAGACGGTGAGTTCATTGCTATTACCGAAGCATGTGTAGAGTTACTATGAGTTAAGAAATTTTTGCTGGAGCTTGGTTTTGTTCAAGACAAATATGTGTTATTTGTTGATAGTCAATGCATTATTCATCTTGGTAAGAATTCAACTTCTCATAATAGGTCCAAACACATTGATGTGAGATATCATTAGATACATGATATTTTGGACGCTAAGTTGTTGGAGTTACCTAAATTTCATACAAatgataatggttatgatatgATGACTAAAGCACTACCAAGAGGTAACTTAAAAGCTTGTTGTGACATCGTCGGTTTAGCAATTTTCTCCACATAGTTGTGAGAGGAGATTTGTTGGGTTTAAGATCATTTCCTATATGGAGAAAGGTCCAAATATGATTATCCCATTTGTCTCACTTATTTAAGTGAAGAGGGTCAATTTAGAGTGATGAGATATAGAGATAATAGAAGGcttcaaaagagagaaaagaggagaTAAACATATTTCCGTTTTTCTACAAGTAGTCTTACTAAATCTGTGATTTCGAATTTGTTAACCGTAAGATCAAGCTCAAATTTGGAGGACATGTTCGTTACACCTATATCTACTTTTTAATCGTTCGGATCTTCAAAATGAGATATGAGATAAGAGATATCGGCTTTGCACTGAAGCTGCAGATTTGGATAgtttttcagcttcttgagtCTTATTTGTAAGCTAGTTTGCTTTGCGATTTGCGGTTGTTAGCATTAGCATTAGTTTTATATTCAATATATCTTGGTTTGTTATTGTGTGTTAATTTCCATTCATTAGGTGTGGAAATAGCAAGCTTACGTGAGGTGAGAAACTTTGTATCTTTTGAGTGTTATGTGATTTATTCAAAATGATCCTCCTCACCCCTAGAGTTGAGGTATTTATAAAGATTTATGTGCCTGGATTTGAAGACCGTTGGAAAGTAGTAACCGTTCCACTCTTACTACCTACTTCTTAGGAAATCTTAACCAGAACTTTTTGCACATGCAGTTACAGGCAATGGACTCTCTCCggtcttatttataagcaaaagggtatgtttggattgactgTGTACAAAATTGATTAtagcagaattgagtttggtataattgattttaatagaattgagtttagtagaattgatttatgtttgaatacatttatgtaaaagtgagtttaACAATAAATTTCGGTATAGAAATTACCCAAAATCAATTATGAAgatagaagctacaaattctaactttaagtagaatcaattttggaggaataatccTCTCAAGGTCCTGAGTTTGAATCCAGCTATGTGTTAACAACTCTTGTGTTGGGCCAGTCCTTAAAGAGATTTGTTATGGATTTAAATGGGACCCCTGCTAGTGGACGGTGGGATTGGTcctcttggattagtcggtcgcaagatcggataccaagatttcaatttttttacttttgataaaacaaacatctcaaaattatctagaatcaattctacaccttTAGAACTGATTATGGGTCTTTcaaaagtcaatccaaacatgTTAAAAGTCTTCTAAATTTTTTGACCTTAAATATAAGCAAAAGCCAACAAATCTAAGTACATTCAATGCTTTTATTTGAAAGACTCTTAACATAGAATAAGCAAAAGTATTAAATTTTTGGCcttaaatataagcaaaaatcaacaaatttaaGGATTTATTAGTAATTGTATTATCTCTtttacataaataaaaaaattaaatgcaaTTAACCATCATTTTTAATAAGCGTAAAACttatatttcttttacttttaaaaTCAGGTCAATGTGGTACATATTATCATCCATGTTTCCTCTCAGGACGAACCACCTACCACATGAGGGTTAAGCTTAGGAGATGTATTCTGAAGATGACGTCGGATGAAAATTgatcttgtgcctttctttttatAGACCTTTACAAATATATCACTATAATTCCCTTAATTCATTATCAAGtttatttgtgaaaaataaaataaaattcaacgaTTTGAAAAATACTTATAAAAGATACTAAAGACAAAATGAAGTAAATTGTACCTCTATTTTAGGAAAATGACACCCATAATACACCtataaaaaaattttgaaaagagTCCAAAATGAATTAATAACACTCCAATAAACATGATCAAAACCACgagaaaaaaaaaaatgaaagaatcaATGAACTTGGCCATGTACTTGATTTGCAATTCTAGCCGTTGAAGAATTAATGAGAGGCAAAGATGAAATTAGGAAATCGGAAAGAAATCCTACAAGAAAAATAGTAgtagaaaatagaaagaagaagcTTGTTATACAAGTAATAGTAATGTTGGTGTGATAATGGTCAACAAGAAGAATAAATGTGGCAGATGCATTGGTCACCGTGACGAAACATAGACGCAACAATGGGAACGCTATACAGACAGAGACAATAGGGAACAAAGTTTGCGCGTAGACAGATCAGAATAACATGTTGAGAAACCACTGTGAACTTAAGActgtgttgtgttgtgttgtgtgtgataacaaaaataaaaaacaaaacataataaaatagggAATGTGAttttgtaataataaaataatagttttgtgagaattgattttgaaaaagagtaTGATCCTCGTTTTGGGTGTGAATTGAATTTTAtatcttattttaaatttaatatttgataaaaagaattattttataCACTAAAGAGATTTGGTAAAAAAGATTGTAAATACACATGTAACTTAAGATAACACCCCACTCATATAATTTGACTTAACAACTAGTAGATGGAAGTAATCATTGTTGACACCTTATAAACATGATTTCCATCATATTTTTCCAACCTAAGACTCTTAACATAGAATAAGTGTCAAATCATTATTAAAAGGTGGTGTAATTTTTCCTTAAAGATCttcaaaaaaaatttcatatataaaaagtaaaaatccttttaaacaaaatataaacaaaattattaaaGATTAAAATAACCTATGTCACATTTAATTTTCTTGATGTTATAAAATTTTTTTTGAGTTAAAGCATGTTTTAAAATATTGAgtaataaagagaagaaaaaatattttgagattgaaaaaaaattaaaaagaagtaACAATTATCAAGAAGTCGTCAAAATGTGTCGAATTTGTTGGGAGTTGTTTCGGTAGAAGTGACTAGCGAATGCGGGAGACAGTCGCCGAAAATCATTGGAGGGGGTGGTGAATCCGAAATCTGTGGGGTGGTGGTTGGCGGCCAACGGGATGGTGGAGGCAGTAACGCCGAAGTCGCATATCAATGGTACGGAGAACGGGGATGGGAGAGATGAAAGACCAAGCTCCAAGTGTCGCTTATCCGATCGGCGAAGCTCTAGTGGTTGTGGATCGGTCGGGAGGCGACAGCGGTGGCCGACAAGTCGGGCCCTGGCAGTTTGGGTTTTTGGATATCCTATTTGATTTTCTCGATGCATAGCCATTTGAGttttcaaattttgattttctCAGTTCACGTGTTTTGGACTTTGTTCGTTTTGATTCGTGTGGATCAGTTTGTTAATGAGTTATGTTTTAGACTTTGTTTCAGCATATGTAAATATGTATGTTTTATATTCTTGTCTTCACAATCTCAGAATTTTACAACTAAAGACAGAGAAAATGAGAGAATGGTTAGGAATACTCGATAAACTTAGAAAGCCAAGGGTTGAAATTCATTTGAATTCTTGAAATTTAGGAAACTTTTGAAGGTATCAaagagattgagaaacacttcTAAACACCTTGGACTTACGTGGTTTATAGAAAATGAGATTGAGAGATTAAGAAATAATAGAATAgaaatagagttttgtttgtgGAAACTCAAAAGACATGTctttgtaactcatttgtaatctcttaTAACAATTTTTGTAAGTATAGTAAATCAGAGAACTACTCTCTTATGAATAAATCGTTTGATCGAATTTGATAAACAATTTATGATGTTCTTGTCTTTTATCTTCTTATGACTTCTTATGACTTGTTAGTttgtcattgttttttttttttcacacactaaattttttattatgtataaACTCTAAATAATTCTTCTTTAATTACTTTAAAACATCCTACCAAATCTTCCCAacaaaaaaaatttgtattttctAAACTATACTTACTTTTCATtaaatttgttttgaaacttaTTTCATTGAATAATAATATTCTAAAagtaatatcaaatataattcaaTATACTATTCATTCTTAAAAGAGAATAACCGTACTATACATCTAGAAACTATAGATACAGAAAAGAGTGTCCTTCCTAGCAAagcaaatctctctttttcctctCACAAGCCATTCACATCATGATGTAGTGTTCACACCAATCACATATAAATTCTCTCTTTTACTTTTCTCTTTCATATccatcaaaacaacaacaaacccATCTTCATTTTCCCTTGTAATCACAAAGAAAtcacctttctttttctttctttctctctttctataaCTCATAAACTTCATCAACAACACTTTCTTTTTCTCATTCAACTTCAATGGAAAGACATCAATTCCAACACAAAAACCAaagacaacaacatcaacaacaacaaaatcttcATCTTATCAATAACACTGCTAACGTTTTTGATGTTTCTGATAGGTTTCCTCAATGGAGCATCCAAGAAACCAAAGAGTTTCTTATGATAAGAGCTGAGCTAGATCAAACTTTCATGGAGACTAAAAGGAACAAACAGTTGTGGGATGTTATCTCTAACCATATGAAGGAAAAGGGTTATCATAGAAGCGCAGAACAGTGCAAGTGCAAGTGGAAAAACCTTGTTACTCGCTATAAGGTATGTTACTCTATAGCACCAACACCTCTGAGAAAAGAGCGTCATGTTTTTGGTGTCTGTGTCCGTGTCTCTGGGTGTGTCTGTGTCATGTCTTTGGTGTCTGTgtttcatatattttattattcatttttaataGATCTTGGTTTTAAATTGCGAATGCGGTTGCAGGGATGTGAAACAATGGAGACAGAAATGTTGAAACAACAATTTCCATTTTACAATGAACTTCAAGCAATTTTCACAGCAAGAATGCAGAGAATGCTATGGGCTGAATCCAAAGACGGATCGACGAAGAAAAACGCGACACAGCTTTCAACCGACGACGAGGAAGACGACGGCAA
This window encodes:
- the LOC131629284 gene encoding putative pentatricopeptide repeat-containing protein At3g01580, whose protein sequence is MERWNFLVKLLETCCSNLSISQLHSQYFKVGLVHDSFIVTKLNVLYARYASIHHAHKLFEETPHKTVYLWNALLRSYCYEGEWVETLALFRRMNNVSSMLIEGSQTQRPDNYSVSIALKSCAGLRNVLLGEMIHGFLKKVRIERDMFVGSALIDLYCKCGQMNDAVKVFKEYPKPDVVLWTSIVSGYEQSGSPELAVDFFSRMVVLEKVSPDPVTLVSVASACARLSDFKRGRSVHGFVKRKGLDTKLCLANSLLNLYGKTGSVKSAANLFKEMPDKDVISWSSMVACYADNGEETNALDLFNEMLDKRIKPNWVTVVSALRACAYTLNLEEGMKIHELAVNYGFEMEMTVSTTLIDMYMKCFSPEKAVDLFNRMPKKDVIAWAVLFSGYADIGMVHESMGVFRDMLSSGTRPDAIALVKILTAVSELGILQQAVCLHAFTIKNGFQNNQFIGASLIELYAKCSSIEDANKVFKGMAYKDVVTWSSIIAAYGFHGQGEEALKLFSQMAKCSDTKPNNVTFISILSACSHSGLIIEGLKMFDIMVNKYRLIPNSEHYAIMVDLLGRTGELDTALDVINNMPMQAGPDIWGALLGACRIHQNIKMGEVAAKNLFALDPNHAGYYILLSNIYCVGENWHNATKLRSLVKENSLKKIIGRSMVELKNEVRSFVASDRFHDEYDQIYEILRKLHAKMREECYDPQLHIEEML
- the LOC131629285 gene encoding trihelix transcription factor GT-3b-like, yielding MERHQFQHKNQRQQHQQQQNLHLINNTANVFDVSDRFPQWSIQETKEFLMIRAELDQTFMETKRNKQLWDVISNHMKEKGYHRSAEQCKCKWKNLVTRYKGCETMETEMLKQQFPFYNELQAIFTARMQRMLWAESKDGSTKKNATQLSTDDEEDDGNEESEEISQKGRTTRSRKMKKAKIVSESGNGTSSSFHQNLKEILDEFMRQQIQVEAQWMEAFEARENERRLREMEWRQQMEMLENERLLMEQRWREREEQRRVREEARADKRDALIIALLNKLERE